In Amblyraja radiata isolate CabotCenter1 chromosome 30, sAmbRad1.1.pri, whole genome shotgun sequence, a single window of DNA contains:
- the LOC116990025 gene encoding uncharacterized protein LOC116990025 produces MAPLQEELKDLERRGIITPVERSTDWISSMVAVRKPNGKLRICIDPKPLNRALKRSHYPIPTIDDILPEMSKAKVFTVCDVKQGFWHVKLEEEPSFLTTFATPFGRFRWLRMPMGISPAPEVFQRKLMQALEGLPGVCVIADDVLITGEGATQEEAGKDHDEKVRRFLTRCRERNIKLNADKFKLRQKEVPYIASGSSVSVIVRDREVNGTVGRSALLASCYSTPDLCSQLTLQWRLHDSTTPLVRLSRSDCSPHTDRPGCNCSVRWKTSPSHTGRVHLYPENGSLLLRDLRRTDSGVYEISVYSGGNNSVKDNVTLTVYNHHTETESVTSTSVTATGSGRNRLMDTVIPASLFLILITIVLTILLTKGLRDYYRRRKSDATEGFVAFNRVSRQDLNKAPELNSRDDIIYCLLQLPKANRPATPDNQDAGIIYAVPQRVQWR; encoded by the exons ATGGCACCTCTACAAGAGGAACTCAAAGATCTAGAGAGAAGAGGGATAATCACACCAGTGGAACGCAGCACTGACTGGATCAGTAGCATGGTCGCAGTGAGAAAACCTAATGGGAAGCTGAGGATCTGTATAGACCCAAAACCTCTGAATCGGGCACTAAAAAGAAGTCACTATCCAATCCCAACTATAGATGACATCCTGCCGGAGATGTCAAAGGCAAAAGTATTCACAGTCTGCGACGTGAAGCAAGGCTTCTGGCACGTCAAACTAGAGGAAGAGCCGAGCTTCCTTACCACATTCGCCACCCCATTTGGTCGCTTCCGTTGGCTAAGGATGCCGATGGGAATAAGCCCAGCACCTGAAGTGTTCCAAAGAAAGCTCATGCAGGCCCTGGAGGGCCTCCCAGGAGTCTGCGTCATAGCAGATGATGTGTTAATCACGGGGGAAGGAGCAACACAAGAGGAGGCAGGAAAGGACCACGACGAGaaagtcagacgctttctaaccaggtgcagagagcgcaACATCAAGCTGAACGCGGACAAATTCAAGCTCAGACAAAAAGAGGTACCCTACATAG CCTCGGGAAGCAGCGTCTCAGTGATCGTCCGTGACAGAGAAGTGAACGGGACCGTCGGCCGCTCGGCCCTTCTCGCCAGCTGCTACTCCACACCCGACCTCTGCTCTCAGCTAACATTACAGTGGCGTTTACACGACAGCACAACTCCGCTTGTGAGACTGAGCCGATCAGACTGCTCTCCACACACTGACCGACCCGGTTGTAACTGTTCAGTTCGCTGGAAGACCAGTCCATCCCACACGGGGCGAGTCCACCTCTACCCCGAGAATGGGTCCCTGTTACTGCGGGATTTACGGCGCACTGACAGCGGAGTGTACGAGATATCGGTTTACAGCGGCGGAAACAACAGCGTGAAAGACAACGTGACATTAACGGTCTACAATCACCACACTGAGACAG AAAGTGTAACCTCCACTTCCGTGACTGCAACAGGATCTGGGCGGAACAGGCTGATGGATACAGTTATACCCGCATCCCTTTTCCTTATCCTAATCACCATTGTCTTGACCATACTGCTGACCAAAGGCCTCAGGG ATTATTATCGAAGGAGAAAGTCGGACGCCACGGAAGGATTTGTTGCGTTTAACAGAGTTTCACGGCAAGACTTGAACAAG